From the genome of Methanobrevibacter smithii ATCC 35061, one region includes:
- a CDS encoding DUF126 domain-containing protein, translating to MIDCRNIAKGKDSGELIVSSEPISFLGGVDPKTGIVIDPNHELKGQSIKDKVLFIPGGKGSTVGSYVIFQMKKNNTAPKAIICLNAEPIIATGAIMSDIPMVDSPEDTDELKNGVLVEVDGDNGKIAIL from the coding sequence ATGATTGATTGTAGAAATATTGCTAAGGGAAAAGATAGTGGAGAATTAATAGTAAGCAGTGAGCCAATTAGTTTTTTGGGAGGTGTGGATCCTAAAACAGGCATTGTAATTGATCCAAATCATGAACTTAAAGGTCAATCCATTAAGGACAAAGTTTTATTCATTCCTGGTGGAAAAGGTTCAACTGTTGGTTCTTATGTTATATTTCAAATGAAAAAGAATAATACTGCACCTAAAGCTATTATATGTTTAAATGCAGAACCGATTATTGCTACTGGTGCTATAATGTCTGATATACCTATGGTCGACTCTCCGGAAGATACTGATGAACTGAAAAATGGTGTTTTAGTTGAAGTTGATGGGGATAATGGTAAAATAGCTATTTTATAA
- the truD gene encoding tRNA pseudouridine(13) synthase TruD → MLNANTYVTNEKGIGGTIRNQYEDFYVEEIPEMTPTGEGPNIWIWIEKVGRTTLDVVLDIARDLHISRKRMGFAGMKDKKARTRQWICISNMESEEQFRQVKDLEGTIYKTDFLKVVRGRKKLRMGQLKGNKFQILIRDIDDIEKSAEIANNILKELEVTGVPNYFGWQRFGKPRTNTHLVGEALVQNDLKEAVRRYIGNPTSEEHEENQKARQAYDDGNLEESLELMSKGMRYEKMMVRELIKYAKKGPLDDKAYKNALHALPKPLQRMFVHAYQSYLFNDAVSRRVAMGINRYVEGDIIIDNEERIVRDKTPEEFQNLIDNFEANPTSPLYGTKVPFAGGEVGEMEKSVLNSYNLTKEDFEVPKMPRLGSHGLRRSMRIQVWDASAIPTDEGVLTEFSINKGSYATAVLREVMKKDVV, encoded by the coding sequence ATGTTAAATGCTAATACTTATGTAACTAATGAGAAAGGGATTGGCGGAACTATTAGAAATCAGTATGAAGATTTTTATGTTGAAGAAATCCCTGAAATGACTCCAACTGGTGAAGGGCCTAATATTTGGATTTGGATTGAGAAAGTAGGTAGGACTACTTTAGATGTTGTTTTGGATATTGCAAGAGATTTACATATTAGTAGAAAAAGAATGGGCTTTGCAGGAATGAAAGATAAAAAAGCCCGTACCCGTCAGTGGATTTGCATATCTAATATGGAATCTGAAGAACAGTTCAGGCAAGTTAAGGATTTGGAAGGAACCATTTATAAAACTGATTTTTTAAAGGTTGTTCGTGGACGTAAAAAACTTAGGATGGGACAGCTAAAGGGAAATAAATTCCAAATTCTTATTCGGGATATTGATGATATTGAAAAAAGTGCTGAAATAGCTAATAACATTTTAAAGGAATTGGAAGTTACTGGTGTTCCTAATTACTTTGGCTGGCAAAGATTTGGTAAGCCAAGAACAAACACTCACTTGGTAGGTGAAGCTTTAGTTCAAAATGATTTAAAAGAAGCTGTTAGAAGATACATTGGAAATCCTACAAGTGAAGAACATGAAGAAAACCAAAAAGCAAGACAAGCTTATGATGATGGAAATTTGGAAGAATCTTTGGAATTGATGAGTAAAGGAATGCGTTATGAGAAAATGATGGTTCGTGAACTGATTAAATATGCTAAAAAAGGACCATTAGATGATAAAGCTTATAAAAATGCCTTGCATGCACTTCCAAAACCTCTCCAAAGGATGTTTGTCCATGCATATCAATCTTATTTATTTAATGATGCAGTTAGCAGAAGGGTAGCTATGGGAATTAACAGATATGTTGAAGGAGACATTATCATTGACAATGAAGAGAGAATAGTTCGTGATAAAACTCCTGAAGAGTTCCAAAACTTAATTGATAATTTTGAAGCTAATCCTACTTCTCCATTATATGGAACTAAAGTACCTTTTGCCGGTGGTGAAGTTGGTGAAATGGAAAAATCAGTTTTAAATAGCTATAATTTAACTAAAGAAGACTTTGAAGTTCCTAAAATGCCTCGTTTAGGAAGTCATGGTTTAAGAAGGTCTATGAGAATTCAAGTTTGGGATGCTTCAGCTATTCCAACAGATGAAGGTGTTTTAACTGAATTTTCAATAAATAAAGGTTCTTATGCTACAGCTGTTTTAAGGGAAGTCATGAAAAAAGATGTTGTTTAG
- a CDS encoding AIR synthase-related protein, protein MDIEGFVRKRIDDYTYEDLTALLASRIREYKDLSEENSCKMAEAVIDEVKTTLELNSLDDDFLKEIVDIPKADVAMGKMGVGSRGAGDFFVHRKIAEIVSSTNTASLVNPSEQDDGGVVKAPVKNDDVYVTTAVDGIHSRLSDYPFLGGFHVTRATLRDVCVMGADPVAILSDVHLADDGDVGKIFDFTAGVAAVSELVDVPIVAGSTLRVGGDMVLGDRFVSAVGSVGVSDYPPTARKGATEGDVILLTEGSGGGTITTTALYNGFFDVIWDTLNVNFVQASHALFEADLIKDIHAMTDVTNGGLRGDAHEISNTTGVGLEFYEKEIRDCVAPKVLNMLETLNIDPLGVSTDSLMLIAPPEIVGDIKKAVAKYDVPIREIGKVDNSGEPNLIKEDGNVEKLVPLFREAAYTKVKKFVGDTTPEDFEIMKEKVQKACDESILKKEKVVKHIREN, encoded by the coding sequence ATGGATATTGAAGGTTTTGTAAGAAAAAGAATTGATGATTACACATATGAAGATTTGACTGCTCTTTTGGCAAGTAGAATTAGAGAATACAAAGATTTGTCTGAAGAAAACTCCTGTAAAATGGCTGAAGCTGTTATTGATGAAGTAAAAACTACTTTGGAATTGAATTCTCTTGATGATGATTTTTTAAAAGAAATTGTAGATATTCCGAAAGCAGATGTGGCTATGGGAAAAATGGGAGTAGGTTCCAGGGGAGCAGGTGATTTCTTCGTTCACAGAAAAATTGCAGAAATTGTTTCAAGTACAAATACTGCTTCATTAGTAAATCCTTCTGAACAGGACGATGGAGGAGTAGTTAAAGCACCAGTTAAAAACGATGATGTTTATGTAACAACTGCAGTAGATGGAATACACTCACGTTTAAGTGACTATCCGTTTTTAGGAGGATTTCATGTTACAAGGGCTACTTTAAGGGATGTTTGTGTAATGGGGGCAGATCCTGTAGCTATTTTAAGTGATGTTCACTTGGCAGATGATGGGGATGTTGGTAAGATATTTGACTTTACTGCAGGTGTAGCTGCAGTGTCTGAACTTGTTGATGTTCCAATAGTGGCTGGAAGTACATTGCGTGTAGGTGGAGACATGGTTTTAGGTGATAGATTTGTTTCTGCTGTAGGAAGTGTTGGTGTATCCGATTATCCGCCAACTGCAAGGAAAGGAGCAACTGAAGGTGATGTAATTTTACTTACAGAGGGTTCTGGTGGAGGAACCATTACAACAACTGCATTATATAACGGATTTTTTGATGTAATATGGGATACATTAAATGTAAACTTTGTTCAGGCATCACATGCACTTTTTGAAGCTGATTTAATTAAAGATATTCATGCAATGACTGATGTGACAAATGGGGGATTGCGTGGAGATGCCCATGAAATATCCAATACAACAGGAGTAGGTTTGGAGTTCTATGAAAAAGAAATTCGTGACTGTGTTGCTCCAAAAGTATTAAACATGCTTGAAACATTAAATATAGATCCGTTAGGAGTTTCAACAGATTCATTAATGCTGATTGCACCTCCTGAAATTGTTGGAGATATTAAAAAGGCAGTAGCAAAATATGATGTCCCTATTCGTGAAATAGGTAAAGTTGATAATTCTGGTGAACCGAATTTAATTAAAGAAGACGGAAATGTTGAAAAGCTGGTTCCATTATTTAGGGAAGCTGCTTATACTAAAGTTAAAAAGTTCGTTGGAGACACAACACCTGAAGACTTTGAAATTATGAAAGAAAAAGTCCAAAAGGCATGTGACGAATCCATACTTAAAAAAGAAAAAGTGGTAAAACACATCCGTGAAAATTAA
- the hisH gene encoding imidazole glycerol phosphate synthase subunit HisH: MITIIDYKSGNLKSISNGFKKIGCDVEITSSIEKIADSDYLVLPGVGAFGSAMENLEEFKKVIHEHVDDDKPFLGVCLGQQVLMDSSEESPDVDGLKLFEGHACYLPEGLKIPHMGWNKLDVVKKCPILEGVDKEYFYFVHSYHVVPDNDEIIAGTCDYGIDVVAALSRNNLFSTQFHPEKSGVAGLKILKNFVNLEL, from the coding sequence ATGATAACAATTATTGATTATAAAAGCGGAAATTTAAAAAGCATTTCCAATGGATTTAAAAAAATCGGCTGTGATGTTGAAATTACAAGCAGCATTGAAAAAATAGCTGATAGTGATTATTTGGTTCTTCCGGGAGTTGGAGCTTTTGGCAGTGCAATGGAAAATCTTGAAGAATTTAAAAAAGTAATTCATGAACATGTAGATGATGATAAACCATTTTTGGGAGTTTGTTTAGGTCAGCAGGTTCTTATGGACTCAAGTGAAGAAAGTCCTGATGTTGACGGTTTAAAATTATTTGAAGGTCATGCATGCTATCTTCCAGAAGGACTTAAAATACCTCATATGGGGTGGAATAAATTAGATGTTGTTAAAAAATGTCCAATTTTGGAAGGTGTTGATAAAGAGTACTTTTATTTTGTTCATTCTTATCATGTTGTTCCGGATAATGATGAAATAATTGCAGGGACCTGTGATTATGGAATTGATGTTGTTGCAGCATTAAGTAGGAATAATTTATTTTCAACACAATTTCACCCGGAAAAAAGTGGAGTTGCAGGTTTAAAGATATTAAAGAATTTTGTTAATTTAGAGTTATAA
- the cfbD gene encoding Ni-sirohydrochlorin a,c-diamide reductive cyclase catalytic subunit: MHPRPSPIAASLYTLRDMNVDVIIMHGPHGCCFRTGRLLESDGVRVLTTAMAENDFILGASEKLENTLKEAYDMFKPEFIGVVGTCASMIIGEDLKEAIANANLDCTVIPVESHGGFGEGDNTEGAIMVLDSAVEYGIIPREEADRQIEMLKKATEIEKTRGMAQGKYIQPNFGDNKEEVAKKIIKALRDNKKVAFVLNAKKETSYLFADILNFDYREINPENKPIIVANLDENIGLSRIRNHAVNIKQGLKTDIDYITGGLDEYPVTGKVAADYLKENPVDLYVVCGVPHAFPVEEIEGESIAVTDGPRLVEPLRDLGYDNVVAELDAHSKTLGTDKIVFSDFGGMIRSAIDWK, encoded by the coding sequence ATGCATCCAAGACCAAGTCCCATAGCTGCATCTCTTTATACTTTAAGAGACATGAATGTTGATGTTATTATAATGCATGGACCTCATGGTTGTTGTTTTAGAACTGGCAGGCTTTTAGAAAGTGACGGTGTACGTGTTTTAACTACGGCAATGGCTGAAAATGATTTTATTTTAGGAGCTAGTGAAAAACTAGAAAATACATTAAAAGAAGCTTATGATATGTTTAAACCGGAGTTTATAGGTGTTGTAGGTACTTGTGCTAGTATGATTATTGGTGAAGACTTAAAAGAAGCAATAGCTAATGCTAATTTAGATTGTACAGTTATTCCTGTTGAATCTCACGGGGGATTTGGTGAAGGAGATAATACTGAAGGAGCAATAATGGTTTTAGATTCTGCTGTTGAATATGGTATAATTCCTCGTGAAGAGGCAGACCGTCAAATTGAAATGCTTAAAAAAGCTACTGAAATAGAAAAAACCAGGGGAATGGCTCAGGGAAAATATATTCAACCTAATTTTGGTGATAATAAGGAAGAAGTGGCTAAAAAAATCATAAAGGCACTAAGAGACAATAAAAAAGTTGCTTTTGTATTGAATGCTAAAAAAGAAACTTCTTATTTATTTGCAGATATTTTAAACTTTGATTATCGTGAAATCAATCCTGAAAATAAACCAATAATTGTAGCTAATTTAGATGAAAATATTGGTCTTTCAAGAATTAGGAATCATGCAGTTAATATTAAACAGGGACTGAAAACGGATATTGATTATATTACTGGAGGATTGGACGAATATCCTGTAACCGGAAAAGTTGCTGCAGACTACTTAAAGGAAAACCCTGTTGATTTGTATGTTGTATGCGGTGTTCCTCATGCATTTCCTGTTGAAGAAATTGAAGGGGAATCAATAGCTGTAACTGATGGTCCTCGTTTAGTTGAACCATTAAGAGATTTGGGATATGATAATGTAGTTGCAGAACTTGATGCTCACTCAAAAACTTTAGGAACTGATAAAATTGTTTTTTCTGACTTTGGAGGAATGATTAGGTCAGCTATTGACTGGAAGTAG
- a CDS encoding C-GCAxxG-C-C family protein: MDLNSKSVEEKIRQYRVFKSCSQSTLIGLCEVANHPMSQARLCALASGFSGGIGGTFDEGTCGALTGALIALGFLEDDEIKIKMDAKKLYDAFKKEYGSVQCSIISKNGEDKSPCVDCCVYAANEAIKLLKE; the protein is encoded by the coding sequence ATGGACTTGAATTCAAAATCAGTAGAAGAAAAAATCAGACAATACCGTGTTTTTAAAAGCTGTTCCCAATCAACCCTTATAGGACTTTGTGAAGTAGCCAACCATCCAATGAGTCAGGCAAGATTATGTGCATTAGCTAGCGGGTTTTCAGGAGGAATCGGCGGCACATTTGATGAAGGAACCTGCGGTGCACTCACAGGAGCATTAATAGCATTGGGATTTTTGGAAGATGATGAAATTAAAATAAAAATGGATGCTAAAAAACTCTATGATGCTTTTAAAAAAGAATATGGTTCAGTTCAGTGCAGCATAATTTCAAAAAATGGAGAAGACAAATCTCCATGTGTTGACTGCTGTGTTTATGCAGCTAATGAAGCAATAAAATTATTAAAAGAATAA
- a CDS encoding redox-regulated ATPase YchF, with protein MLQIAVTGKPNVGKSSFFNSATSSSVEMANYPFTTIDANKAVAHVISECPCKELNVTCNPRNSICIDGKRLLPVELIDVAGLVPGAHEGKGLGNQFLDDLMQAKVLIHVIDASGSTDAEGQSVEAGSHDPLDDIEFLEDEIVMWMYGILNRNWVRLVRKIEAEKLDIAKVIFDQLSGTGITLEDIIEAKRKVNPDYTKWEKEDFMELIRNILHIAKPMLIVANKADLPTAEENIKRMQEKYPYVIPASAESEIALVKAAEAGLISYTPGDSDFEILEKDKLSDNQLKALEYIKVNILEKYGGTGIQTALNEAIFGLLNMIVVYPVQDEHKYTDQKGNVLPDGILVPKGAVPKELAYLVHSDIGDNFMHAVDARKNMRIAADYELQDKDVISIVTRG; from the coding sequence ATGCTTCAAATTGCAGTTACTGGAAAACCAAATGTTGGAAAATCTTCATTCTTTAACTCTGCAACTTCTTCAAGCGTGGAAATGGCTAATTATCCATTTACTACTATTGATGCTAATAAAGCAGTTGCTCATGTTATTAGTGAATGTCCTTGTAAAGAATTGAATGTTACTTGTAATCCTAGAAATTCCATATGTATTGATGGAAAAAGATTGTTGCCTGTTGAATTAATAGATGTTGCAGGACTTGTTCCTGGAGCTCATGAAGGTAAGGGATTGGGTAATCAATTTTTAGATGATTTGATGCAGGCTAAAGTTTTAATACATGTTATTGATGCTTCTGGATCCACCGATGCTGAAGGACAAAGTGTAGAAGCCGGATCTCATGACCCTTTAGATGATATTGAATTTTTAGAAGATGAAATCGTAATGTGGATGTATGGAATTCTTAACAGAAACTGGGTCAGACTTGTACGTAAAATTGAAGCTGAAAAATTAGACATAGCTAAAGTGATTTTTGACCAGTTGTCTGGTACTGGAATAACTCTGGAAGATATTATTGAAGCTAAAAGGAAAGTTAATCCGGATTATACCAAATGGGAAAAAGAAGATTTCATGGAACTTATTCGTAATATATTGCATATAGCTAAACCAATGCTTATTGTGGCTAATAAGGCTGATTTGCCAACTGCTGAGGAAAACATTAAAAGAATGCAGGAAAAATATCCTTATGTTATACCTGCATCTGCAGAATCTGAAATAGCTTTAGTCAAAGCAGCTGAAGCAGGACTGATTAGTTATACTCCTGGAGATTCTGACTTTGAAATTTTAGAAAAAGATAAATTGTCAGATAATCAGCTTAAAGCTTTAGAGTATATTAAAGTTAATATTTTAGAAAAATACGGGGGAACAGGTATTCAAACAGCATTAAATGAAGCTATATTTGGTTTGCTTAATATGATTGTAGTTTATCCGGTTCAGGATGAACACAAATACACAGACCAAAAGGGAAATGTTTTACCTGATGGAATTTTAGTGCCTAAAGGTGCGGTTCCTAAAGAATTGGCTTATCTTGTTCATTCGGATATTGGTGATAACTTTATGCATGCAGTAGATGCTCGTAAAAATATGAGAATTGCTGCAGATTATGAATTGCAGGATAAGGATGTTATAAGTATTGTTACAAGAGGTTAA
- a CDS encoding metallophosphoesterase, whose amino-acid sequence MDGNKPSALKVRQGLQEFMTQSREMSFGTEFSKEFFDVVNVDVELDNLGLAFNNYKIINLTDIHIGQWLNPEYLDGVVEYVNTLKPDMITLTGDYVSYILEGYETDLKKSFKKLKAKDGKLAVLGNHDHWLGASEMRDILKKADVKDLSNDVYTLKKTGKNDNHEKLLNIAGVDSYTVGADDLNSVLNKLPDQGAAILLAHEPDFAKISCESGRFGLQISGHSHGGQFIIPGTNIAPFRGPKSTRYPVGKYKVKNMIQYTSRGLGTNMFWMRINCKPEITLFHLKSNEKQKIEIN is encoded by the coding sequence ATGGATGGCAATAAACCCTCTGCTCTAAAAGTTCGTCAAGGATTACAGGAATTCATGACCCAGTCAAGAGAAATGAGCTTTGGAACAGAATTTAGCAAAGAATTCTTTGATGTTGTTAATGTTGATGTTGAATTAGACAACTTAGGCCTTGCATTTAACAATTATAAAATAATCAATTTAACAGACATACACATTGGCCAATGGTTAAATCCCGAGTATTTGGACGGAGTTGTTGAGTATGTAAACACCTTAAAACCAGATATGATAACACTGACCGGAGATTATGTTTCATATATTTTAGAAGGCTATGAAACAGATTTAAAAAAATCTTTTAAAAAATTAAAGGCTAAAGATGGAAAATTGGCTGTCTTAGGTAATCATGACCATTGGCTTGGAGCTAGTGAAATGAGAGACATCCTAAAAAAAGCTGATGTTAAAGATTTAAGCAATGATGTCTACACGCTTAAAAAAACTGGAAAAAACGACAACCATGAAAAACTGCTCAATATTGCAGGAGTAGACAGCTATACTGTTGGTGCTGATGATTTGAATAGTGTTTTAAACAAATTACCTGATCAAGGAGCTGCCATTTTACTTGCTCATGAACCGGATTTTGCTAAAATATCCTGTGAAAGTGGAAGATTCGGACTTCAGATATCAGGACACTCCCATGGCGGACAATTTATTATTCCCGGAACCAATATAGCACCATTCAGAGGTCCAAAATCAACAAGGTACCCTGTTGGAAAGTATAAAGTTAAAAATATGATTCAATATACAAGCAGAGGCCTTGGAACAAATATGTTTTGGATGAGAATAAACTGCAAACCTGAAATAACATTATTCCACTTAAAAAGCAATGAAAAACAAAAAATAGAAATTAATTAG
- a CDS encoding phage holin family protein yields MENTNYSNVNKAKIILTSIITGIINILIVIAMPMLSADFVLGPWTNAIIIIVLLTVANTILWPIFTKILMRFFIITFGIGALLLNGLMFYGVAYYLPEVKIGIGGALIATLFINIATTLIFNIANIDFYNSYIIKKLSKKVKNKKRAANKHPGLIMLEIDGLAKEILDEAIKKGYMPTLKRWIENKTHTLKEWETDLSSQTGASQAGILHGNNKDIIAYRWVEKENNNKIIVSSNFSHAPLIEQKISDGNGLLSDKGASRANMFSGDSDDFIFTSSKIIELNKLYNKTWYSVFTTSNSFQRIFVLFLWDILKELKSQIVHKIKNIQPRMKRGIVYATLRAGGNVFLREVVTETLAGDILNGEINSAYATYVGYDEVAHHSGIRDNDVWSVLKEIDLEINRLENAESISKRPYEFVILSDHGQGNGATFKQRYGITLGNFVRRFLPEDMKSLRTDEESDHFRNSYIPKNESIENIREKMDNIKNHDIFEEYESLQNIKEKSIDFLKIDELYKSEQIQTLRKKYSDSLDYIRGYEASQHTTKKASDSELIVLGSGNLGLIYLTQWKHRLTYEEIISLFPDLIPGLVKHPGIGFILVNSLANGGMVIGKNGIYYLESDEIIGENPLADFGKNASKHLKRHNTFKNMPDILVNSFYDPESGDICAFEELIGSHGGLGGTQTKPFILYPSDWDCPDELVGAKSIYDLLKNGMKKLKEE; encoded by the coding sequence ATGGAAAATACCAACTATTCAAATGTTAATAAAGCTAAAATAATCCTAACTTCAATCATAACCGGAATAATTAACATATTAATAGTCATAGCTATGCCAATGCTTAGTGCTGATTTTGTTTTAGGTCCCTGGACAAATGCAATAATCATAATTGTTTTATTAACCGTTGCAAACACGATTTTATGGCCCATTTTTACCAAAATCCTGATGAGGTTTTTTATCATAACCTTTGGAATAGGAGCTCTTCTTTTAAACGGACTTATGTTTTATGGAGTTGCATATTACCTTCCGGAAGTTAAAATAGGAATAGGAGGAGCTTTAATTGCAACATTATTCATAAACATAGCTACAACACTTATATTCAATATAGCAAATATTGACTTCTACAATAGCTACATCATCAAAAAGCTTTCTAAAAAAGTTAAAAATAAAAAAAGAGCTGCCAACAAACATCCTGGATTAATAATGCTTGAAATTGACGGATTAGCTAAGGAAATCCTAGATGAAGCCATTAAGAAAGGATATATGCCTACACTTAAAAGGTGGATTGAAAATAAAACACATACCCTAAAAGAATGGGAAACCGACCTGTCAAGTCAAACAGGCGCAAGCCAGGCAGGAATTTTACATGGAAATAACAAAGACATTATAGCTTACAGATGGGTTGAAAAAGAAAACAACAATAAGATTATAGTTTCATCTAATTTTTCCCATGCCCCACTAATTGAACAGAAAATATCTGATGGTAACGGACTTTTAAGTGATAAAGGAGCCAGCAGAGCAAACATGTTTAGTGGAGACAGTGATGATTTCATATTTACATCATCTAAAATCATAGAACTTAATAAATTATATAACAAAACATGGTACTCAGTATTTACCACATCCAATAGCTTTCAGAGAATATTTGTATTATTCTTATGGGACATTCTTAAGGAATTAAAATCCCAGATAGTCCACAAAATTAAGAATATACAGCCCAGAATGAAAAGGGGAATTGTATATGCAACTTTAAGAGCTGGAGGAAATGTGTTTTTAAGAGAAGTTGTAACAGAAACCTTGGCCGGAGATATTCTTAATGGAGAAATAAATTCAGCCTATGCAACTTATGTAGGCTATGATGAAGTGGCTCATCACTCCGGAATACGGGATAATGATGTTTGGAGTGTTTTAAAAGAAATTGATTTGGAAATTAATCGCCTGGAAAATGCCGAAAGTATTTCCAAAAGACCTTATGAATTTGTAATTCTTTCAGACCATGGACAGGGAAACGGAGCTACATTTAAACAAAGATATGGAATAACTTTAGGAAACTTTGTAAGAAGATTTTTACCTGAAGATATGAAATCATTAAGGACAGATGAAGAATCAGACCACTTCAGAAATTCATATATTCCTAAAAATGAATCTATTGAAAATATAAGGGAAAAAATGGACAATATAAAAAATCATGACATTTTTGAGGAGTATGAATCCCTACAAAACATAAAAGAAAAAAGTATTGATTTTTTAAAAATCGACGAATTATACAAAAGTGAACAAATCCAGACACTCAGAAAAAAATATAGTGATAGTCTAGATTACATTAGAGGATACGAAGCTTCACAACATACTACTAAAAAAGCATCTGACTCTGAATTGATTGTTTTAGGATCTGGAAACTTAGGTTTAATTTACTTAACACAATGGAAACATAGATTAACCTACGAAGAAATAATATCATTATTCCCTGATTTAATTCCCGGACTTGTAAAACATCCTGGAATTGGATTTATACTAGTTAATTCACTAGCTAATGGAGGAATGGTTATTGGAAAAAATGGTATTTACTATTTGGAAAGTGATGAAATAATCGGAGAAAATCCATTAGCTGATTTTGGAAAAAATGCTTCCAAACATCTTAAAAGACACAATACTTTTAAAAATATGCCAGATATTCTTGTAAATAGTTTCTATGACCCTGAAAGTGGAGATATCTGTGCATTTGAAGAACTGATAGGCAGCCACGGAGGACTTGGTGGAACTCAAACTAAACCGTTTATATTATATCCTTCTGATTGGGATTGTCCTGACGAGCTTGTTGGAGCTAAATCAATATATGACTTATTAAAAAATGGAATGAAAAAACTAAAAGAGGAATAA
- a CDS encoding cobalt-precorrin-7 (C(5))-methyltransferase → MENKIYIIGIGPGSSEYLTKKAVDTVKTSDYTVGSIRAIDLFDDVNNKIAFNVKDLLDKLEKGVDLAIEGNTVSILSTGDPGFSGVLNTVLRIANEKNFPEEKIEVIPGISSLQLAAARNHIQWDNANVMTFHGRENIEDILKVINNGKTTIALPSKKVRDMAQFLLDNGVDEHREVVVCERLSYDDEKIVRSTLKDIANSEFTYMCIMVIY, encoded by the coding sequence ATGGAAAATAAAATTTATATAATAGGAATCGGCCCAGGATCAAGTGAATATTTAACTAAAAAAGCTGTAGATACAGTAAAAACCAGCGATTATACTGTTGGAAGTATAAGAGCAATAGATTTATTTGATGATGTTAACAATAAAATTGCATTTAATGTAAAGGATTTATTAGATAAACTTGAAAAAGGAGTGGATTTAGCTATTGAAGGCAATACCGTGTCAATATTATCTACTGGAGATCCCGGATTTTCAGGTGTTTTAAATACTGTTTTAAGAATAGCTAATGAAAAAAATTTTCCTGAAGAAAAAATAGAAGTTATTCCTGGAATCAGCTCTCTTCAGCTAGCTGCTGCCCGTAACCACATTCAGTGGGACAATGCAAATGTTATGACTTTTCACGGTAGAGAAAACATAGAAGACATTTTAAAAGTCATAAATAACGGCAAAACAACAATAGCCCTCCCGTCTAAAAAAGTCAGAGACATGGCTCAGTTTTTATTGGATAACGGTGTGGACGAACACCGTGAAGTAGTTGTCTGTGAACGTTTAAGTTATGATGATGAAAAAATTGTCCGGTCTACATTAAAAGACATTGCAAACAGTGAATTTACTTACATGTGTATTATGGTAATATATTAG